In one window of Pseudomonas sp. IAC-BECa141 DNA:
- a CDS encoding excinuclease: protein MQAKALITATLIGLLPSASHATNLMYMPFETVVSDAMRAGRLDGSVKFYLVGNGPQGTQRLLQRGVVSDLKTNGFNKSDHDSCEWVLQSNLIALQAEAKRVGANAVTNIVSYYDQHVRKDLNTYECRAGVFVTRVALKGDLVRLP from the coding sequence ATGCAAGCGAAAGCCCTGATCACCGCCACCCTTATCGGCCTGCTCCCCAGCGCCAGCCACGCCACCAATCTGATGTACATGCCGTTCGAAACAGTCGTGTCGGATGCGATGCGTGCCGGGCGGCTGGATGGCAGTGTGAAGTTTTATCTGGTCGGCAACGGGCCTCAGGGCACTCAGCGGTTGTTGCAGCGCGGAGTGGTCAGTGACTTGAAGACCAACGGCTTCAACAAGAGCGATCACGACTCGTGCGAGTGGGTGCTGCAGTCGAATCTGATTGCGTTGCAGGCCGAAGCCAAGCGTGTCGGGGCGAATGCGGTGACCAATATCGTCAGCTACTACGACCAGCACGTACGCAAGGATCTGAATACTTACGAATGTCGCGCCGGGGTGTTTGTGACGCGCGTGGCATTGAAGGGGGATCTGGTGCGGCTGCCCTGA
- a CDS encoding type II toxin-antitoxin system PemK/MazF family toxin — protein MPLRYQPKEGSVLICDFRGYEVPEMVKVRPVVVIRKHRTNSLLVTVVPLSTTAPDCLLGHHLELASHLQGASPTCWAKCDMIATVSLSRLDRIKSRDRQGKRIYLISHLATDEFHAIKTAVRRALGL, from the coding sequence ATGCCACTTCGATATCAGCCTAAGGAGGGCAGCGTTTTGATTTGCGATTTCAGGGGTTATGAAGTCCCCGAGATGGTCAAAGTCAGACCTGTTGTTGTGATACGTAAACATCGAACCAACAGCCTGTTGGTAACAGTAGTGCCGTTGAGTACCACCGCCCCTGATTGTTTGCTTGGGCACCATCTTGAACTTGCAAGTCACCTTCAGGGGGCCAGTCCGACTTGTTGGGCAAAGTGCGACATGATTGCCACGGTCAGCCTTTCGCGGCTTGATCGGATCAAAAGCCGGGATCGGCAAGGCAAGCGCATTTACCTGATCTCACATCTTGCAACAGACGAGTTTCACGCCATTAAAACTGCGGTCAGACGGGCGTTGGGACTGTGA
- a CDS encoding DUF6124 family protein, which yields MKKIDSYPTQSLGTSNPATPDQLETTVRVTSHLSLKPETLSHIFTILPEVDTESLLCHASENLASLNIMATNLAGEVEGPQRNVTLAIQQLTVLSELLVNRALDNLDPP from the coding sequence ATGAAAAAAATTGATTCCTACCCCACGCAATCGCTAGGTACAAGTAATCCAGCCACGCCCGACCAACTCGAGACCACTGTCCGCGTCACCTCCCACCTCTCGCTTAAACCGGAAACGCTTAGCCACATTTTCACAATCCTTCCGGAGGTCGACACTGAGTCATTGCTTTGCCATGCGTCCGAAAACCTCGCTTCGCTCAATATCATGGCTACGAATCTCGCGGGCGAGGTGGAAGGGCCGCAGCGGAACGTAACGTTGGCTATTCAGCAGCTCACCGTCCTGAGCGAGTTGCTGGTGAATCGGGCGCTGGACAACCTGGATCCTCCTTGA
- a CDS encoding helix-turn-helix domain-containing protein, with the protein MHKKEKTEKLKRNIKYLIESRGETRISLCNSSGLTRTTIYNILEGRVVNVQQSTIRKISDFFGVSYKEIETVDFEEREIIESTVSLHGNMNPAAVPIIKESLLLQSLDKRIGELAISHPLTYYFGAASNLIGVLLESEIVGANEVGDLLIVRKGVSISKNEKLVYDERTRKFIIVTGSEFDVGVRIIGDLIEERFNVGNY; encoded by the coding sequence ATGCATAAGAAAGAAAAAACAGAAAAGCTAAAAAGGAATATTAAGTACCTGATAGAAAGCCGAGGTGAGACGAGAATTTCACTGTGTAACTCCAGTGGGTTAACCAGGACAACTATCTATAATATTCTGGAGGGTAGAGTGGTTAACGTGCAGCAATCTACGATCCGGAAGATATCGGATTTTTTCGGGGTATCTTACAAGGAGATTGAAACTGTTGATTTTGAAGAGCGGGAAATAATTGAATCCACTGTTTCTTTGCACGGGAATATGAATCCAGCCGCAGTTCCGATCATCAAAGAAAGCTTGCTGCTTCAGAGTTTGGATAAAAGGATCGGCGAGTTGGCTATATCGCATCCTTTGACCTACTACTTCGGAGCGGCGAGTAATCTAATAGGCGTGCTTTTGGAGAGTGAGATAGTCGGGGCCAATGAGGTGGGTGACCTTCTGATAGTTAGAAAAGGCGTATCGATTAGCAAGAATGAAAAGCTTGTATATGACGAGCGTACCAGAAAATTCATAATTGTCACCGGCTCAGAGTTCGATGTTGGTGTACGTATCATAGGAGATTTGATAGAGGAAAGGTTTAATGTCGGAAACTATTGA
- the queC gene encoding 7-cyano-7-deazaguanine synthase QueC, whose protein sequence is MRKKAVIVFSGGQDSTTCLIHALSKYDEIHCVTFDYGQRHREEIDVARRLAKELGVTAHSVMDVKVLNDLTVSSLTRHNIPIPSANSSGSDLPNTFVPGRNILFLTLASVYAYQIRAQTVITGVCETDFSGYPDCRDDFVKTLNEAINLGMEYELRLETPLMWLTKAEIWALASYHDRLDFVREHTLSCYNGIKAGGCEECDACALRSKGLDEFLKNKKKFTNSLRYRLSLS, encoded by the coding sequence ATGCGTAAAAAAGCGGTAATCGTTTTCAGCGGCGGGCAGGATTCCACGACTTGTTTGATCCATGCCTTGTCAAAGTACGACGAGATTCACTGCGTCACGTTTGATTACGGACAACGCCATCGCGAAGAAATCGACGTAGCACGTCGACTGGCGAAAGAACTGGGTGTGACTGCGCACAGCGTGATGGACGTGAAGGTACTCAACGACTTGACCGTCAGCAGCCTGACGCGTCACAACATCCCCATACCGTCCGCCAATTCATCCGGAAGCGATTTGCCCAACACATTCGTACCTGGAAGAAACATTCTGTTTTTAACGCTCGCGTCGGTTTATGCGTATCAAATTCGGGCTCAGACTGTGATTACAGGTGTCTGTGAAACAGATTTTTCTGGCTACCCGGATTGTCGTGATGATTTCGTTAAAACGCTAAATGAAGCTATCAACTTAGGCATGGAATATGAACTGCGGCTAGAAACGCCACTGATGTGGTTGACCAAGGCCGAAATCTGGGCGCTGGCCAGTTATCATGATCGGCTCGACTTTGTTCGCGAACATACACTGTCTTGCTATAACGGGATAAAGGCTGGTGGCTGTGAGGAATGTGATGCTTGTGCTCTTCGCTCCAAGGGACTAGACGAGTTCCTGAAAAACAAGAAAAAATTCACAAACAGTTTGAGATATCGATTGAGCTTAAGTTAA
- a CDS encoding beta-ketoacyl-ACP synthase, whose translation MKRVVVTGMAGITSLGSDWDTIAGNFAANRSGIRRMDEWDRFSELNTRLAGPIDDFQVPAHWTRKQLRSMGRVSRLAVCAAEKALADAGLLGDESIKDGRMGVACGSSTGSTDEIKAFGNMLLNSVAEGLNANSYVRMMPHTTAANISIFFGLTGRLIPTSSACTSGSQGIGYAYEAIKFGRLPLMLAGGAEELCPTEAMVFDALYATSLKNDAPHTSPRPYDKGRDGLVIGEGGGMLVLEELEHALARGAHIHAEIVGFGSNADGQHTTRPEQVTMRRAMELALEDAGLAPDVIGYVNGHGTATEQGDVAETLATSALFGERMPISSQKSFLGHTLGACGALESWFSIEMLNRDLYVHTLNLDEVDPHCGKLDYLRGEFRQMSHEYVMNNNFAFGGVNTSLIFRRWH comes from the coding sequence ATGAAGCGCGTTGTCGTCACCGGCATGGCCGGCATTACCTCGCTGGGCAGCGACTGGGACACCATCGCCGGCAATTTCGCCGCCAACCGCAGCGGCATCCGCCGGATGGACGAGTGGGATCGTTTCAGCGAGCTCAACACGCGCCTGGCCGGGCCCATCGATGATTTCCAGGTACCGGCGCACTGGACCCGCAAGCAGCTGCGCAGCATGGGCCGGGTTTCACGCCTGGCCGTCTGCGCGGCGGAAAAAGCGCTGGCCGATGCCGGCCTGCTTGGCGACGAGTCGATCAAGGACGGGCGCATGGGCGTGGCCTGTGGTTCGTCCACCGGCAGCACCGACGAAATCAAGGCGTTCGGCAACATGCTGCTCAACTCGGTGGCCGAAGGCCTTAATGCCAACTCCTATGTGCGGATGATGCCGCACACCACGGCGGCGAACATCAGCATCTTCTTCGGCCTCACCGGCCGTTTGATCCCGACCTCCAGCGCCTGCACCAGTGGCAGCCAGGGTATCGGCTACGCCTACGAGGCGATCAAGTTCGGACGTCTGCCGCTGATGCTCGCCGGTGGCGCCGAAGAGCTGTGCCCGACCGAAGCCATGGTGTTCGACGCGCTGTACGCCACCAGCCTGAAAAACGATGCACCGCACACCTCGCCACGCCCGTACGACAAGGGCCGCGACGGTCTGGTGATCGGTGAAGGCGGCGGCATGCTGGTGCTTGAAGAGCTGGAGCACGCCCTTGCCCGCGGAGCACACATTCACGCCGAAATCGTCGGCTTCGGCAGCAACGCCGACGGCCAGCACACCACCCGCCCCGAACAAGTCACCATGCGCCGGGCGATGGAACTGGCGCTGGAAGACGCAGGCCTTGCGCCGGACGTCATCGGCTACGTCAACGGCCACGGCACCGCCACTGAACAGGGCGATGTCGCTGAGACCCTGGCCACCAGTGCCCTGTTCGGCGAACGCATGCCGATCAGTTCGCAAAAGAGCTTCCTGGGCCATACCCTCGGCGCCTGCGGGGCGCTGGAATCGTGGTTCAGCATCGAGATGCTCAACCGTGACCTGTACGTGCACACGCTCAACCTCGATGAGGTCGATCCGCACTGCGGCAAGCTTGATTACCTGCGCGGCGAGTTCCGCCAGATGAGCCACGAATACGTGATGAACAACAATTTCGCTTTTGGTGGCGTCAACACTTCGTTGATTTTCCGCCGCTGGCACTGA
- a CDS encoding 3-ketoacyl-ACP reductase FabG2 translates to MTESILVTGSSRGIGRAIALRLASAGHDIVLHCRSGVSEAKAVKAEVEALGRNARILQFDVADRESCKTILEADVEAHGAYYGVVLNAGLTRDGAFPALSDDDWDVVLRTNLDGFYNVLHPVMMPMIRRRAAGRIVCITSVSGLIGNRGQVNYSASKAGVIGAAKALAIELAKRKITVNCVAPGLIDTAMLDENVPVEELMKMIPAQRMGTPEEVAGAVNFLMSAEASYITRQVLAVNGGLC, encoded by the coding sequence ATGACTGAATCAATACTGGTCACCGGCTCCAGCCGTGGCATCGGTCGCGCCATCGCCCTGCGTCTGGCCAGCGCCGGCCACGATATCGTCCTGCATTGCCGCAGCGGCGTGAGCGAAGCAAAAGCGGTGAAAGCCGAAGTCGAAGCGCTCGGCCGCAACGCGCGCATCCTGCAATTCGACGTGGCTGACCGCGAAAGCTGCAAAACCATCCTCGAAGCCGATGTTGAAGCCCACGGCGCCTATTACGGCGTGGTGCTCAACGCCGGCCTGACCCGCGACGGCGCCTTTCCGGCCCTGAGCGACGACGACTGGGACGTGGTGCTGCGCACCAACCTCGACGGCTTCTACAACGTCCTGCACCCGGTGATGATGCCGATGATCCGCCGCCGCGCCGCTGGTCGCATCGTTTGCATCACCTCGGTTTCGGGACTGATCGGCAATCGCGGCCAGGTCAATTACAGCGCCTCGAAAGCCGGCGTGATCGGCGCCGCGAAAGCCTTGGCGATCGAACTGGCCAAGCGCAAGATCACGGTCAACTGCGTTGCGCCGGGCCTGATCGATACGGCGATGCTCGATGAAAACGTGCCGGTGGAAGAACTGATGAAAATGATCCCCGCACAACGCATGGGCACGCCTGAAGAGGTGGCCGGTGCGGTGAATTTCCTGATGTCGGCGGAAGCGTCGTACATCACCCGCCAGGTGCTGGCGGTCAACGGAGGCTTGTGCTGA
- a CDS encoding hotdog family protein: MTHWPLAELLPHAGDMILIDRILSFDDEQIHTTLTVRPGGLFSLPDGSLPAWVGVELMAQSVAAFAGCHARQKGNPVELGFLLGTRKFECNVAAFPVGSELTIHGLRSLEDDNGMGVFECHINAPGIEASARLNVFRPPQAADYLEQTRNETNKE, translated from the coding sequence ATGACCCACTGGCCGCTCGCCGAACTGCTGCCCCACGCTGGCGACATGATCCTGATCGACCGGATCCTGAGCTTTGACGACGAACAGATCCACACCACCCTCACCGTCCGGCCCGGCGGCCTGTTCAGCCTGCCCGACGGCAGCCTGCCGGCCTGGGTCGGCGTCGAGCTGATGGCGCAAAGCGTCGCCGCGTTCGCCGGCTGCCATGCACGACAGAAAGGCAATCCGGTGGAGCTGGGTTTTCTGCTCGGCACACGCAAGTTCGAATGCAATGTCGCGGCCTTTCCGGTCGGCAGCGAACTGACCATCCATGGCCTGCGCTCGCTGGAAGACGACAACGGCATGGGGGTATTCGAATGCCATATCAACGCGCCCGGCATCGAGGCCAGCGCCCGGCTGAACGTGTTCCGCCCGCCGCAGGCGGCGGACTATCTGGAACAAACCCGCAACGAAACCAACAAGGAGTAG
- a CDS encoding beta-ketoacyl-[acyl-carrier-protein] synthase family protein, protein MTAYLNALGVICALGRDKQAVARNLFAGDCSGMRRESGWVPERELPVAAVHGDLAPIPDALADQRSRNNQLLLEAALQIRDDIEQAIQTYGRDRIGVVLGTSTSGIDEASRGLAHYIRDHQFPADYDYRQQELGAPANFLADWLQLSGPTYVISTACTSSARALMSARRLLDLGLCDAVLCGGVDSLCKLTLNGFSALEAVSDERCNPFSANRNGINIGEAAVLFVMSKERGAGPGIALLGAGASSDAHHISAPEPTGRGARQSMQKALDQAQLQAGDISYLNLHGTATQHNDAMESLAVAALFVDGVPCSSTKPMTGHTLGAAGALEAAFCWLSLSADNPDHALPPHIWDGQADPALPALKWVTASERLASTAPRYLMSNSFAFGGNNVSLIIGDAP, encoded by the coding sequence ATGACCGCCTACCTCAATGCCCTCGGCGTGATCTGCGCCCTGGGGCGCGACAAGCAAGCCGTGGCACGCAACCTGTTTGCCGGCGACTGCTCGGGCATGCGCCGCGAGTCCGGCTGGGTGCCGGAGCGCGAGCTGCCGGTGGCCGCTGTGCACGGCGATCTGGCGCCGATTCCAGATGCCTTGGCCGACCAGCGCAGCCGCAACAACCAACTGTTGCTGGAAGCCGCGTTGCAGATTCGCGATGACATCGAGCAGGCGATCCAGACTTACGGTCGTGATCGCATCGGCGTGGTGCTTGGCACCAGCACTTCGGGTATCGACGAGGCCAGTCGCGGCTTGGCGCACTACATTCGGGACCACCAGTTCCCGGCCGATTACGACTACCGGCAACAGGAACTCGGCGCTCCGGCGAATTTCCTCGCCGACTGGCTGCAACTGAGCGGCCCGACCTATGTGATTTCAACTGCCTGCACCTCCAGCGCACGCGCACTGATGAGCGCCCGGCGCCTGCTTGATCTGGGCCTGTGCGACGCAGTGCTGTGCGGCGGTGTCGACAGCCTGTGCAAGCTGACCCTCAATGGTTTCAGTGCGCTGGAAGCCGTGTCGGACGAGCGCTGCAATCCGTTTTCCGCCAACCGAAACGGCATCAACATCGGCGAAGCGGCGGTGCTGTTCGTGATGAGCAAAGAACGCGGCGCAGGGCCGGGCATCGCCCTGCTCGGCGCTGGCGCCAGCTCCGACGCGCACCACATTTCCGCGCCGGAGCCGACCGGCCGTGGCGCGCGGCAATCGATGCAGAAAGCCCTCGATCAGGCCCAACTGCAAGCCGGCGATATCAGCTACCTGAACCTGCACGGCACCGCGACTCAACACAACGACGCCATGGAAAGCCTGGCCGTCGCCGCGCTGTTTGTCGACGGCGTGCCGTGTTCCTCGACCAAACCGATGACCGGCCACACTCTCGGTGCCGCCGGCGCACTGGAAGCGGCGTTCTGCTGGTTGAGCCTGAGTGCCGACAATCCCGACCACGCCTTGCCGCCGCACATCTGGGACGGCCAGGCCGACCCGGCACTGCCAGCGTTGAAGTGGGTGACCGCAAGCGAACGCCTGGCGTCCACTGCACCCCGCTACCTGATGAGCAATTCGTTTGCCTTCGGTGGCAATAACGTCAGCCTGATTATCGGAGACGCCCCATGA
- a CDS encoding class I SAM-dependent methyltransferase, which produces MNYLSDNYVEETRFGFWFLRSHTWQHHVLRVAINDLRGLFSESLPANPVLLDAGCGQGKSFGHLRQTFAPQRLIGVDADPHSLELSAAEAARQGFDVELIGSDCATLNVPDASVDLLFCHQTFHHLVEQEKALAEFYRVLKPGGYLLFAESTEAYIDTWVIRWLFRHPMHVQKSAAQYLEMIRQQGFEFGEQNVSYPYLWWSRSKDFGLLERFGLRQPKPFGQREETLVNVVARKPLQGDN; this is translated from the coding sequence ATGAATTACTTGAGCGACAACTACGTCGAGGAAACCCGTTTCGGCTTCTGGTTCCTGCGCAGCCACACCTGGCAACACCATGTGCTGCGCGTGGCGATCAACGATCTGCGCGGGCTGTTCAGCGAATCGTTGCCAGCCAACCCGGTGCTGCTGGATGCCGGTTGCGGCCAGGGCAAGTCGTTCGGCCATCTGCGCCAGACCTTCGCGCCACAGCGCCTGATCGGCGTCGATGCCGATCCGCACAGCCTTGAACTGAGCGCCGCCGAGGCCGCGCGTCAGGGCTTCGACGTCGAGCTGATCGGCAGCGACTGCGCGACGCTCAATGTGCCGGACGCCAGCGTCGACCTGCTGTTCTGTCACCAGACCTTCCATCATCTGGTCGAGCAGGAAAAAGCCCTCGCCGAGTTCTATCGAGTGCTCAAGCCGGGCGGTTATCTGCTGTTCGCCGAGTCCACCGAGGCTTACATTGATACGTGGGTGATTCGCTGGCTGTTCCGCCATCCGATGCACGTACAAAAGAGTGCGGCGCAGTACCTGGAGATGATTCGCCAGCAGGGTTTCGAGTTCGGCGAACAGAACGTTTCGTACCCGTATCTGTGGTGGAGCCGGTCGAAGGATTTCGGTTTGCTCGAACGTTTTGGCCTGCGCCAGCCCAAGCCCTTTGGCCAACGGGAAGAAACCCTGGTCAACGTGGTGGCCCGCAAACCGCTGCAAGGTGATAACTGA
- a CDS encoding NAD(P)/FAD-dependent oxidoreductase: MPIVEMESRQVVIIGAGPSGAIAAALLKRKGHDVLVIERQHFPRFSIGESLLCHCLDFVEEAGMLEAVNAAGFQRKNGAAFAWGERYSAFDFGDTFTAGKPTTLQVQRADFDKLLADQAALQGAEIRYGDAIVSVDFERPRPQLNVRREDGSEYRVEADFVLDASGYGRVLSRLLDLEAPSNFPVRQAVFTHVEDHIDHPGFDREKILITTHPQHRDIWFWSIPFSNGRCSVGVVAAAEHFAGRDTDLDACLRGFIAETPSLAKVLNNAVWDTPARTLGGYAANVKTLHGPGFALLGNAAEFLDPVFSSGVTIAMRSASTAAAVLHRQLQGEAVDWQREFAEPLKRGVDTFRCYVEGWYAGTFQDVIFHEQGSPEIRRMICSILAGYAWDERNPFVSEARRRLKTISELCARDDT; encoded by the coding sequence GTGCCAATCGTTGAAATGGAATCCCGTCAGGTCGTGATCATCGGCGCCGGCCCCTCCGGCGCCATCGCCGCCGCATTGCTCAAGCGCAAGGGACACGACGTGCTGGTGATCGAGCGCCAGCACTTCCCGAGGTTTTCCATCGGTGAAAGCCTGCTCTGCCATTGCCTGGATTTCGTCGAAGAAGCCGGCATGCTCGAGGCGGTGAATGCCGCCGGATTCCAGCGCAAGAACGGCGCGGCATTCGCTTGGGGCGAGCGTTACAGCGCCTTCGATTTTGGTGACACCTTCACCGCCGGCAAACCGACGACCCTGCAGGTACAACGCGCCGACTTCGACAAGTTGCTGGCCGATCAGGCGGCGTTGCAGGGTGCGGAAATCCGCTACGGCGACGCGATTGTCAGCGTCGATTTCGAACGCCCGCGCCCGCAGCTGAATGTGCGTCGCGAGGACGGCAGCGAATACCGCGTCGAAGCCGATTTTGTCCTCGATGCCAGCGGCTACGGCCGCGTGCTGTCACGCCTGCTCGACCTGGAAGCGCCGTCGAATTTCCCGGTTCGCCAAGCCGTGTTCACCCACGTTGAAGACCACATCGATCATCCCGGCTTCGACCGCGAGAAGATTCTCATCACCACCCACCCGCAGCACCGCGATATCTGGTTCTGGTCGATCCCGTTCAGCAACGGGCGCTGCTCGGTGGGCGTGGTGGCTGCCGCCGAACATTTCGCAGGTCGCGATACCGACCTCGACGCCTGCCTGCGCGGATTCATCGCCGAAACCCCGAGCCTGGCCAAAGTGCTGAACAACGCCGTGTGGGATACACCGGCACGCACCCTCGGCGGCTATGCAGCCAACGTCAAAACCCTGCACGGCCCGGGCTTCGCGCTGCTGGGCAACGCGGCGGAATTTCTCGACCCGGTGTTCTCCTCCGGCGTGACCATTGCCATGCGTTCGGCAAGCACGGCCGCCGCTGTGCTGCACCGGCAGTTGCAGGGCGAAGCGGTGGACTGGCAACGGGAGTTCGCCGAGCCGCTGAAACGCGGGGTCGACACCTTCCGCTGTTACGTCGAAGGCTGGTACGCCGGCACTTTCCAGGACGTGATTTTCCACGAGCAAGGCTCGCCGGAAATCCGCCGCATGATCTGCTCGATCCTCGCCGGTTACGCCTGGGACGAACGCAACCCGTTCGTCAGTGAAGCGCGCCGTCGGTTGAAGACGATCTCCGAACTCTGTGCAAGGGACGACACATGA
- a CDS encoding sodium:proton antiporter produces the protein MMVWIFWLMALALFFVATRVGRHFGLIPIVSQLLLASFGLPLLMYFWIEPGWQLNGAELIAPGWLKNLYSLSFALLLGHILSDVIDLRLDRQSVKIALPSFAVPFTCGLATAYWLLPTQPWINSLAIGLVFAITAIPVLYLYLRHIDYPPAATRRLVQTAILIDLTCWTLFGLAQGSLHLSSLLLPLGLACVPVLLRVCGIRRPLTYSLGFFALLVLAEHYKLNALIFGIGYLLCMAALKVPLVLPLPAHWMNRLQTWVAIPLILTFGIVQIDVHSALASLGAVQWAALLLLPVVSKIVGNWLGLGWAGASFAGASRWRESVLLNIRGLSEIVFLNLLLQQQLISPALYFALMLMGLIATLLPAFIGLHRASLNPIAVPRSSRANR, from the coding sequence GTGATGGTGTGGATTTTCTGGCTGATGGCCCTGGCGCTGTTCTTCGTCGCCACCCGGGTCGGCCGGCATTTCGGGCTGATCCCGATCGTCAGTCAATTGCTGCTGGCCAGCTTCGGCCTGCCGCTGCTGATGTACTTCTGGATCGAACCGGGCTGGCAACTCAACGGCGCCGAACTGATTGCGCCGGGCTGGCTGAAAAACCTCTACAGCCTGAGCTTCGCCCTGTTGCTGGGGCACATCCTCAGCGACGTGATCGACCTGCGCCTGGACCGTCAGAGCGTGAAGATCGCCCTGCCGAGTTTCGCCGTGCCGTTCACCTGCGGCCTGGCGACGGCGTACTGGCTGTTGCCGACGCAGCCGTGGATCAACTCGCTGGCCATCGGCCTGGTGTTCGCCATCACCGCGATCCCGGTGCTTTACCTGTACCTGCGCCATATCGACTATCCGCCTGCCGCCACCCGGCGCCTGGTGCAGACCGCGATCCTGATCGACCTGACCTGCTGGACTCTGTTCGGCCTCGCTCAGGGCAGCCTGCACCTGAGCAGTCTGTTGTTGCCGCTGGGGCTGGCCTGCGTGCCGGTGCTGCTGCGGGTGTGCGGCATACGCCGGCCATTGACCTACAGCCTCGGTTTCTTTGCGCTGCTGGTGCTGGCCGAACACTACAAACTCAACGCGCTGATTTTCGGCATCGGCTATCTGTTGTGCATGGCCGCGCTCAAGGTGCCGCTGGTGTTGCCGCTGCCGGCGCACTGGATGAACCGCTTGCAGACGTGGGTCGCGATTCCGCTGATCCTCACTTTCGGCATCGTGCAGATCGATGTGCACAGCGCCCTCGCCAGCCTTGGCGCTGTGCAATGGGCAGCGCTCCTGCTGCTGCCGGTCGTTAGCAAAATCGTGGGCAACTGGCTCGGCCTCGGCTGGGCCGGCGCGTCGTTCGCGGGCGCCAGCCGCTGGCGCGAAAGCGTGCTGCTGAACATTCGCGGCTTGAGCGAAATCGTCTTTCTCAATCTGCTGTTGCAACAACAGCTCATCAGCCCGGCGCTGTACTTTGCGCTGATGCTGATGGGTCTGATCGCGACGCTGTTGCCGGCTTTCATCGGCCTGCACCGGGCGTCACTGAATCCTATTGCCGTACCCAGGAGCTCGCGTGCCAATCGTTGA